Proteins encoded in a region of the Euleptes europaea isolate rEulEur1 chromosome 3, rEulEur1.hap1, whole genome shotgun sequence genome:
- the LOC130474792 gene encoding hyaluronidase-1-like, giving the protein MRHLWIKWIAIKVWLIMADGDRALPTKAPLFPNKPFIVLWNAPTERCRLRYKVDLHLDVFDIMSNANETLSGSSVTIFYHNRLGYYPYFSDDGDPINGGLPQNENLTKHLTKARADISQVIPLRKFHGLAVIDWENWRPQWDRNWGNKTIYRNKTLELVRQRHPRWSEDKIIRVARNEFERAGENFMRRTLLLAEHIRPNGLWGYYLYPDCYNYKYKEDPATYTGECPAIEKSRNDDLLWLWKDSTALYPSIYLEALLKSSPNALKFVRYRVKEALRIASEARTDYSLPVFVYSRPFYAYTLDVLTEEDLVNTIGESAAQGAAGVVLWGSMQYSRSKANCTVIKDYIDGTLGHYILNVTSAAKLCSKVLCKKNGRCVRKTDKTNAYLHLPSGSFKMSLRTSGRRKMAVIGKLTREDAKKMRQRFRCQCYKGWTGDFCELPVFRKSSKYIAEKSKADLFPYSKFYYQNLVEKWYSSKKIAKSPKTFN; this is encoded by the exons ATGCGCCATCTGTGGATCAAATGGATAGCAATCAAGGTGTGGCTCATTATGGCTGATGGAGACCGTGCGTTGCCAACAAAAGCACCATTATTTCCCAACAAACCTTTTATAGTTCTCTGGAATGCACCAACTGAACGATGCCGTCTGCGCTACAAGGTGGATTTACATCTTGATGTTTTTGACATCATGTCAAATGCCAATGAGACTTTGAGTGGGTCTAGCGTGACAATATTTTACCACAACCGCTTGGGATACTATCCCTATTTTTCAGACGATGGGGACCCCATCAATGGAGGGTTACCACAAAATGAGAATCTTACCAAGCACCTCACCAAAGCCAGGGCTGATATTAGCCAAGTAATACCTCTGCGGAAGTTCCATGGACTTGCAGTCATTGACTGGGAAAACTGGAGGCCCCAGTGGGACAGAAATTGGGGTAATAAAACCATTTACCGAAATAAGACTCTTGAACTTGTCAGACAGCGCCATCCACGGTGGTCAGAGGACAAAATCATAAGAGTTGCTAGGAATGAATTTGAAAGAGCGGGGGAAAATTTTATGAGAAGAACCCTCCTTCTGGCTGAACATATAAGACCAAATGGGCTCTGGGGTTACTATCTGTACCCAGACTGTTATAATTATAAATACAAGGAGGATCCAGCTACATATACGGGTGAATGTCCAGCTATTGAAAAATCACGTAATGATGACCTGCTCTGGCTGTGGAAGGACAGTACAGCCCTGTATCCTTCCATATACTTGGAAGCCCTACTGAAGTCAAGCCCAAATGCTTTGAAATTTGTGCGGTATCGGGTTAAAGAAGCATTACGTATTGCATCTGAGGCTAGAACGGACTACAGCTTACCTGTTTTTGTTTACTCCAGGCCATTTTATGCCTATACACTTGATGTTTTGACAGAG GAAGACTTGGTAAATACTATTGGTGAGAGTGCTGCACAGGGGGCAGCAGGAGTTGTCCTTTGGGGAAGCATGCAGTATTCCAGATCCAAA gCGAACTGTACAGTTATCAAAGATTACATAGATGGTACCTTGGGACATTATATCCTTAATGTGACCTCTGCAGCCAAGCTCTGCAGTAAAGTCCTCTGCAAGAAGAATGGGAGATGCGTTCGTAAAACTGACAAAACAAATGCCTATCTGCACTTGCCTTCAGGCAGTTTTAAAATGAGCCTCAGAACCTCTGgccggagaaaaatggctgtgATAGGGAAACTGACAAGGGAGGATGCAAAGAAGATGAGACAGAGATTCAGGTGCCAGTGTTACAAGGGCTGGACGGGTGATTTTTGTGAGCTGCCTGTTTTCCGAAAAAGTAGCAAATATATTGCTGAGAAAAGTAAAGCAGATCTGTTCCCATATTCAAAGTTTTACTACCAAAATCTTGTTGAGAAATGGTATTCCAGTAAAAAAATAGCCAAAAGCCCGAAAACCTTTAATTAA